One Acinetobacter pullicarnis genomic region harbors:
- a CDS encoding DUF2071 domain-containing protein → MSRHQFKYAQHHFFFRTMAWLFRFSWILNLRRLIFRYIPYLRMESQAAETVYMSWLVDYDRVKQRFPEPIQLWQKDGKTIFSILFYHHHDFGPHCIGRLRKLFGSPKQSNWRFYLAPDQLEHAVVFEQIMVDNFVYVLGGRLLSDAMPAQYDPNFVHQVKQQQDQLTIQVKIEVDATYQLEAKLNQATETALPEVWQQIFPTWQDAIEFFVPQQHVWVERVDQAVKLSQADIRIDTDFDRIKTLQLEQLDCPLLAELGVDLSVPALCFYIPNLDFHVLNEHCSIPKTKLD, encoded by the coding sequence ATGAGTCGTCATCAATTTAAATATGCCCAACATCACTTCTTTTTTCGTACCATGGCATGGTTGTTTCGTTTTAGCTGGATTCTAAATTTACGCCGTTTGATCTTCCGCTATATCCCATATTTACGTATGGAAAGCCAAGCTGCAGAGACTGTTTATATGTCATGGTTGGTGGATTATGATCGAGTCAAACAGCGCTTCCCTGAACCGATACAATTGTGGCAAAAAGACGGTAAGACTATTTTTAGTATTTTATTTTATCATCACCATGATTTTGGGCCACATTGCATTGGACGGTTACGTAAATTATTTGGCTCACCCAAACAGAGTAATTGGCGTTTTTATTTAGCACCGGATCAGCTTGAACATGCGGTGGTGTTTGAGCAAATTATGGTAGATAACTTTGTTTATGTATTGGGTGGGCGATTACTCAGTGATGCGATGCCGGCACAATATGATCCGAATTTTGTGCATCAAGTGAAGCAGCAACAAGACCAATTAACAATACAGGTGAAGATTGAAGTTGATGCGACTTATCAACTAGAAGCTAAATTAAATCAAGCAACTGAAACTGCTTTACCCGAGGTTTGGCAACAAATTTTTCCGACATGGCAGGATGCCATTGAGTTTTTTGTACCACAGCAGCATGTTTGGGTGGAACGGGTCGATCAAGCTGTAAAACTCTCGCAAGCCGATATTCGCATTGATACTGATTTTGATCGTATCAAAACCTTGCAACTTGAACAGCTAGACTGCCCGCTATTAGCAGAACTGGGCGTGGATTTAAGTGTACCTGCCTTGTGCTTTTATATTCCAAACTTGGATTTCCATGTATTGAATGAACACTGTTCGATTCCAAAAACCAAACTAGATTGA
- a CDS encoding DUF1285 domain-containing protein, protein MPGSDDKNLIDIAQYLKSAQQGHKRSIPPLAQWQPKHCGKMDLTIKANGEWWHQGQLMRRQAMLDLFSSVLWKEQDRFYLKTPAEQIEIEVEDEPLLVNQVDQIELNGQCYLQMMTTNQDVIIVDAEHPIFMREYQAELRPYVHVRMGLNALIQRQTFYHLIGYGTLQENQQGETVLLLRSGDLHLQLGT, encoded by the coding sequence ATGCCAGGTTCTGATGATAAAAACTTAATCGACATTGCACAATACCTAAAAAGTGCACAACAAGGTCACAAAAGGTCAATCCCCCCTTTAGCACAGTGGCAACCAAAGCATTGCGGTAAAATGGATTTGACGATAAAAGCCAATGGGGAATGGTGGCACCAAGGTCAATTGATGCGTCGGCAGGCGATGTTAGACCTGTTTAGTTCAGTGTTATGGAAAGAACAAGATCGGTTTTATTTAAAAACACCTGCTGAACAAATTGAAATTGAGGTTGAGGATGAACCGTTATTGGTTAATCAGGTTGATCAAATTGAGTTGAATGGTCAGTGCTATTTGCAAATGATGACAACCAATCAAGATGTCATTATTGTCGATGCTGAACATCCGATTTTTATGCGGGAATATCAAGCTGAATTAAGACCTTATGTACATGTCCGTATGGGATTAAATGCCTTGATTCAACGTCAGACGTTTTATCATTTAATTGGCTATGGCACGTTGCAAGAAAATCAACAGGGTGAAACGGTTTTATTGCTGCGTAGTGGTGATTTGCACTTGCAATTAGGCACCTGA
- a CDS encoding TIGR03862 family flavoprotein, which yields MPSNATGLKRIAIVGAGPAGLMAAERLSQFDYEIHVFEQKPSAARKFLMAGKTGLNISHAEPLPQFIQRYDAAEWLAPWIEACDAVWIQAWMKNLGVASYVGSSGRVFPIEMKAAPLLRAWLKRLLAQQVQFHYRHQVVGLKGKTLRLKSLKTDALEQAYNLDFDAIVLATGGVSWPQLGSDGAWQQWLSSDEISPFQASNAGVCRSWSSFMQPIFGQPLKRVTAWVAGHEKSIGDIVISHYGLESGLIYKQGRALRQQRQAIVQSQGSTEQRMPNMTLYLDLLPELTESQLLKKIQPQAKQSTANLWRKAGLDPTKSALLRELIDKSKWSDSAYMAKQMKQLKIELTDFRPIEEAISCAGGVQQQALDANLQLKSNPRVFCCGEMLDWDAPTGGYLLTACFATGRAAGEAVHQYLETA from the coding sequence ATGCCAAGTAACGCAACAGGGCTGAAACGGATTGCCATTGTCGGGGCTGGACCTGCAGGATTGATGGCCGCTGAACGCTTAAGTCAGTTTGATTATGAAATCCATGTGTTTGAACAGAAGCCTTCTGCTGCCCGTAAGTTTTTGATGGCTGGAAAAACGGGACTGAATATCTCACATGCTGAACCTTTGCCGCAGTTTATCCAGCGTTATGATGCAGCTGAATGGCTCGCGCCGTGGATTGAAGCCTGTGATGCGGTCTGGATTCAAGCGTGGATGAAAAACCTAGGGGTTGCATCCTATGTGGGGAGTTCGGGGCGGGTTTTTCCCATCGAGATGAAAGCTGCACCATTATTACGTGCTTGGTTAAAGCGCTTGCTTGCTCAGCAGGTACAATTTCATTATCGTCATCAAGTCGTGGGACTTAAGGGCAAAACCCTCAGGCTTAAGTCGTTAAAGACAGATGCTTTAGAGCAAGCATATAATCTTGATTTTGATGCGATTGTTTTGGCAACAGGTGGTGTGTCTTGGCCGCAGTTGGGTAGCGATGGTGCATGGCAACAGTGGTTATCATCCGATGAAATTAGCCCGTTTCAGGCCAGCAATGCTGGGGTTTGCCGGTCTTGGTCGAGTTTCATGCAGCCCATTTTTGGACAGCCCTTAAAACGCGTCACCGCTTGGGTCGCAGGTCATGAAAAAAGCATTGGCGATATTGTGATTAGTCATTATGGTCTGGAAAGTGGTTTGATTTATAAACAAGGGCGGGCATTGCGTCAGCAACGGCAAGCAATTGTGCAATCACAAGGGTCAACCGAGCAGCGCATGCCAAACATGACCCTGTATTTGGATTTGTTGCCAGAATTAACCGAGTCACAACTGCTGAAAAAAATACAGCCACAAGCCAAGCAGTCCACGGCCAATCTTTGGCGTAAGGCGGGGCTAGATCCAACCAAATCTGCGCTCTTACGTGAATTGATCGATAAATCAAAATGGTCAGACAGTGCCTATATGGCCAAACAAATGAAGCAATTGAAAATTGAACTGACGGATTTCCGCCCCATCGAAGAGGCGATCAGCTGTGCTGGTGGCGTGCAGCAACAAGCACTAGATGCAAACTTACAGCTCAAGTCCAATCCACGCGTATTTTGTTGTGGTGAGATGCTCGATTGGGATGCACCAACTGGCGGCTATTTGCTTACTGCTTGTTTTGCAACAGGTCGTGCTGCAGGTGAAGCGGTACATCAATACTTAGAGACAGCATAG
- a CDS encoding electron transfer flavoprotein-ubiquinone oxidoreductase — protein MEHIERESMEFDVVIVGAGPAGLSAAIKIRQLAIENNLSDLSVCVVEKGSEVGAHILSGALLEPRALNELFPDWKELGAPLTVPVTQDQTHFLLSATTSKEAPHWMVPKTMHNDGNYVVSLGNVVRWLGQKAEELEVSIFPGFAAAEVLYAEDGSVKGIQTGDMGIGKDGEPTHNFTPGYELHAKYTLFAEGCRGHLGKRLIAKYNLDKNVDPQHYGIGIKELWEIDPAKHKAGLAMHGAGWPLAETGSTGGWWLYHAENNQVTLGMIVDLSYENPHMYPFMEMQRWKTHPLIKQYLEGGKRISYGARAVVKGGLNALPKLTFPGGCLIGDDAGFLNFAKIKGSHTAMKSGMLCAEAVFEAIAAGVGKGGEVGYARVAEGEDFFAKELTSYTTKFDNSWLKEELHRSRNFGPAMHKFGLWMGGAFNFIDQNVFKVPFTLHDLSTDFGVLKTVDAATFKPDYPKADGKITFDRLSSVFVSNTVHEENQPAHLKLTDASIPVNVNLPKWDEPAQRYCPAGVYEIMENDDGSKRFQINAANCVHCKTCDIKDPSQNITWVTPEGGGGPNYPNM, from the coding sequence ATGGAACACATCGAACGTGAATCGATGGAGTTTGACGTCGTTATTGTCGGCGCAGGCCCTGCTGGTCTTTCAGCTGCAATTAAAATTCGTCAATTAGCAATTGAAAACAATCTTTCCGATTTATCCGTGTGTGTCGTGGAAAAAGGCTCTGAAGTAGGTGCGCATATCCTCTCTGGTGCATTGCTTGAACCACGTGCATTGAATGAACTGTTCCCAGACTGGAAAGAACTTGGGGCACCATTAACTGTACCAGTCACCCAAGACCAAACCCATTTCTTACTTTCCGCCACCACCTCAAAAGAAGCACCGCATTGGATGGTGCCTAAAACCATGCACAATGATGGTAACTACGTGGTGTCACTGGGTAATGTCGTGCGTTGGTTAGGTCAAAAAGCAGAAGAACTTGAGGTTTCTATTTTCCCAGGTTTTGCTGCTGCCGAAGTACTTTATGCCGAAGATGGTTCAGTTAAAGGTATTCAAACTGGCGACATGGGCATTGGTAAAGATGGCGAACCAACGCATAACTTCACTCCTGGCTATGAACTGCATGCCAAATATACGTTATTTGCAGAAGGTTGCCGCGGTCATTTGGGCAAGCGCCTCATTGCCAAATACAATCTGGATAAAAATGTCGATCCGCAGCATTACGGGATCGGTATTAAAGAGTTGTGGGAAATTGATCCAGCCAAACATAAAGCTGGTTTGGCAATGCATGGCGCAGGTTGGCCTTTGGCGGAAACTGGTTCTACGGGTGGTTGGTGGTTATACCATGCTGAAAACAACCAAGTGACCTTGGGTATGATTGTGGATTTATCTTATGAAAATCCACATATGTATCCATTTATGGAAATGCAACGTTGGAAAACCCATCCACTGATTAAACAGTATTTAGAAGGTGGTAAACGTATTTCTTATGGTGCACGTGCAGTGGTCAAAGGCGGCTTAAATGCTTTACCTAAACTCACTTTCCCAGGTGGCTGCCTGATTGGTGATGATGCAGGTTTCTTAAACTTTGCAAAAATCAAAGGCTCACATACCGCAATGAAATCAGGCATGTTATGTGCTGAAGCGGTATTTGAAGCAATTGCTGCTGGTGTTGGAAAAGGCGGTGAAGTCGGTTATGCACGTGTCGCTGAAGGTGAAGATTTCTTCGCCAAAGAGCTCACCAGCTATACCACTAAATTTGACAACAGTTGGCTCAAAGAAGAACTTCATCGTTCACGTAACTTTGGTCCAGCCATGCATAAATTTGGTTTATGGATGGGCGGTGCATTTAACTTTATCGATCAAAACGTCTTTAAAGTGCCCTTCACCTTACATGATCTAAGCACTGACTTTGGTGTACTCAAAACAGTTGATGCTGCGACATTTAAGCCTGACTATCCAAAAGCCGATGGCAAGATTACCTTTGATCGCTTGTCTTCTGTGTTTGTATCAAACACCGTGCATGAAGAAAATCAGCCAGCGCATTTGAAATTGACCGATGCTTCAATTCCAGTCAATGTGAACTTGCCAAAATGGGATGAGCCAGCACAGCGTTACTGCCCTGCCGGTGTTTATGAAATCATGGAAAATGATGACGGTTCTAAGCGCTTCCAAATTAACGCGGCCAACTGTGTTCATTGTAAAACCTGTGATATCAAAGACCCATCGCAAAACATCACTTGGGTAACGCCTGAGGGTGGCGGTGGCCCGAACTATCCAAACATGTAA
- a CDS encoding HopJ type III effector protein produces MSQDLLKQLETGEAKFADVLAFIDARYQHVATAFKNGLQHNAATENQGSAKVLTFAKIQGLNPAQTLSLFAEHYQSVLATPAATDHQNIRQFMLNGWDGVEFEGEALTAK; encoded by the coding sequence ATGTCACAGGATTTATTAAAGCAACTCGAAACTGGCGAAGCAAAATTTGCTGATGTTTTGGCTTTTATTGATGCACGCTATCAACATGTTGCGACTGCATTTAAAAATGGTCTGCAACACAATGCCGCCACTGAAAATCAAGGCAGCGCCAAAGTGCTAACATTTGCCAAAATACAAGGTCTTAATCCAGCCCAGACCTTGAGTTTATTTGCAGAACATTATCAATCTGTATTGGCAACACCAGCAGCAACAGACCATCAAAATATCCGTCAATTTATGCTCAATGGTTGGGATGGTGTGGAATTTGAAGGTGAAGCCTTAACTGCAAAATAA
- the hemH gene encoding ferrochelatase, translating to MSKQRILVIVANLGTPDAPTPAAVRRFLKEFLSDSRVIEIPKLLWKIILHAFVLPFRPKRVAEAYAQVWSTDSPMREILFAQVQAIQQQFDAVDQAFEVEVVAAMTYGQPGFRDVLQQASEKTPDHIILLPLFPQYSATSTAPLYDKLATWIKTQRNLPGLTVIRDYYQHPLYIQALAESVRQYRQQHGSAEKLLMSFHGIPQPYADKGDPYADRCRITAQKLADALGLAPEQWAISFQSRFGKQEWVKPYTDQILKDWAAQGVASVQVVSPAFSADCLETLEELAIQNAEFFVEAGGKDYAYIPALNDQAEHLELLFKLAQVHVDAVKFSLSTHI from the coding sequence ATGTCAAAACAACGTATCTTAGTGATTGTGGCAAACTTAGGAACGCCAGATGCACCGACGCCCGCTGCAGTACGTCGCTTTCTAAAAGAGTTTTTGTCCGATTCACGTGTGATTGAAATTCCCAAATTATTATGGAAAATCATCCTGCATGCTTTTGTGCTGCCGTTTCGACCGAAACGTGTTGCCGAGGCGTATGCGCAGGTGTGGTCAACAGACTCACCGATGCGAGAAATCCTATTCGCACAAGTACAAGCCATTCAGCAACAATTTGATGCCGTCGATCAAGCGTTTGAGGTTGAGGTGGTTGCTGCGATGACCTATGGGCAGCCTGGTTTTCGTGATGTATTACAACAGGCTTCTGAAAAAACGCCTGATCATATTATTTTATTGCCTTTATTTCCGCAGTATTCAGCAACTTCAACTGCACCTTTATACGATAAATTGGCGACATGGATTAAGACTCAGCGTAATCTGCCGGGGCTGACTGTGATTCGTGATTATTATCAGCATCCTTTATATATACAGGCTTTGGCTGAAAGTGTGCGTCAATATCGCCAACAACATGGCAGTGCTGAAAAACTATTAATGTCTTTTCATGGCATTCCTCAACCGTATGCAGATAAGGGCGATCCCTATGCCGATCGTTGTCGCATCACTGCCCAGAAATTGGCGGATGCTTTGGGCTTAGCACCTGAGCAATGGGCGATTAGTTTTCAATCTCGCTTTGGCAAGCAAGAGTGGGTAAAACCTTATACCGATCAAATACTCAAAGATTGGGCTGCGCAAGGTGTCGCTTCAGTACAGGTGGTGAGTCCCGCTTTTTCTGCCGATTGCCTTGAAACATTAGAAGAACTTGCGATTCAAAATGCAGAATTCTTTGTTGAAGCGGGCGGTAAAGATTATGCTTATATTCCTGCATTGAACGATCAGGCTGAACATCTTGAGTTGTTGTTTAAATTGGCGCAAGTGCATGTTGATGCAGTAAAATTTAGCTTAAGCACGCATATTTAA
- a CDS encoding class I SAM-dependent methyltransferase: MPIRQFQAQRIHAPRQFQPIAEQPICIEIGAGKGKHALLFSQQHPELNLIAIERTREKFLAMQKQHHLEGCSNLTVVHADAIAWTVHALYPAQAQQIFILYPNPEPHNPAQRWLNMPFFEFLISRLAVNGTITLASNIPEYIAEAEQQLQQVWKLPFEKQVIAADSARTHFEIKYLERGELCQQLIIRKPAHYCTRFDALQPLHGKTPTEPASTEQTDAK; this comes from the coding sequence ATGCCGATTCGTCAATTTCAAGCACAGCGTATTCATGCACCGCGTCAGTTTCAGCCGATTGCTGAACAACCGATTTGTATTGAAATTGGGGCTGGCAAGGGCAAACACGCTTTACTGTTTAGCCAACAACATCCTGAATTGAACTTAATAGCGATTGAACGCACCCGTGAAAAGTTTTTGGCGATGCAAAAACAGCATCATTTAGAAGGATGTAGCAACTTAACCGTGGTGCATGCTGATGCCATTGCTTGGACGGTACATGCACTCTATCCAGCGCAAGCGCAGCAGATTTTTATTTTATATCCCAATCCAGAACCACATAATCCGGCGCAACGTTGGTTGAATATGCCATTTTTTGAGTTTCTGATCTCACGTTTGGCCGTCAATGGTACGATTACCTTGGCCAGTAATATTCCAGAATATATCGCAGAAGCAGAACAACAATTACAGCAAGTGTGGAAACTGCCGTTTGAAAAACAAGTGATTGCAGCCGACTCAGCGCGTACGCATTTTGAAATAAAATATTTGGAACGTGGTGAGCTGTGTCAACAGCTGATTATTCGCAAGCCTGCACATTACTGCACGCGCTTTGATGCGCTGCAGCCATTGCACGGCAAAACGCCAACTGAGCCAGCAAGCACTGAGCAGACTGATGCCAAGTAA
- the murI gene encoding glutamate racemase, which translates to MTDPVALPCLKDPMPQASADAPIGIFDSGVGGLSIAQEIAAYLPNERIIYFADTANVPYGARQDDDIRQLTAQAIDWLYRQGCKAAVVACNTASAFSLDHLRAHYGDCFPIIGLVPALKPAVLQSKNKVVAVLATPATFRGRLIQDVIHNFAEPAEVQVLSLTCLDLVPWIEAGQANSPDCLQCLETLLQPVVEQGADYLVLGCTHYPFLKQSIQQLYGDRLNLIDSGLAVARQTARVLIKHGLRAKAEEIPEISIQCFVSGHNMAQLQPVLRHMLQPEVSWSIHDIVARITEKID; encoded by the coding sequence ATGACTGATCCCGTTGCTTTACCGTGTTTAAAAGATCCAATGCCGCAAGCATCGGCTGATGCACCGATCGGTATTTTTGACTCGGGTGTGGGCGGGCTGTCGATTGCGCAAGAAATTGCAGCATATTTACCCAATGAGCGAATTATTTATTTTGCCGATACCGCCAATGTGCCTTATGGTGCGCGTCAAGACGATGATATTCGGCAACTGACGGCACAAGCGATTGACTGGTTATATCGCCAAGGCTGTAAAGCCGCAGTTGTGGCCTGTAATACCGCATCGGCATTTAGTCTTGATCACTTACGTGCCCATTATGGCGACTGCTTTCCCATCATCGGTTTAGTGCCAGCCCTTAAACCCGCGGTATTGCAATCTAAAAATAAAGTGGTTGCGGTATTGGCAACGCCTGCAACCTTCCGTGGACGCTTAATTCAAGATGTGATTCACAACTTTGCCGAACCTGCGGAGGTTCAAGTGCTGAGTTTAACCTGTTTGGATTTGGTGCCTTGGATTGAAGCTGGACAAGCCAATAGTCCCGATTGTTTGCAGTGCTTAGAGACCTTGCTACAACCAGTGGTTGAGCAAGGTGCAGATTATTTGGTATTGGGTTGCACGCATTATCCCTTTTTAAAACAAAGTATTCAGCAATTGTATGGCGATCGTCTGAACTTGATTGATTCTGGGCTCGCGGTTGCACGTCAAACAGCACGGGTTTTAATTAAACATGGGTTACGCGCGAAGGCTGAAGAAATTCCAGAAATAAGCATCCAGTGTTTTGTTAGTGGCCACAACATGGCACAACTTCAGCCTGTATTACGCCATATGCTTCAGCCTGAAGTCTCATGGTCAATTCACGATATTGTTGCTAGAATAACTGAAAAAATCGATTAA
- a CDS encoding DUF4062 domain-containing protein yields the protein MLDRRYQVFITTSGKEMQPERAVVVQTLMGMGFFSCGLESRTPLSCAHARRQIDECDYVLLLLGSRYGEQSVSGIGYMHLEYIYAVTKQKPIVVFMHAHPEFRAEQLQECCEKVKEKFNDFRQQLQNEVEQIAYFKNLRDLELGIRSNMTQMIVRYPTLGWVRPQNLQVLHDEIDLLKVKLAHAKLQQDQSLVDQYLNLPQVSIDEIFSFDYRMHAYQEQHVREIVVMKQTTWAELLHLLSQDFQHPFPEAYFSKLLNDYLARKALVDAQTELPRVHAIAGVQINIRALYTIKQQMCQNQWIVPVGRDDRQRMLWQITRIGQALLRDLGRVGQP from the coding sequence ATGCTCGATAGGCGTTATCAGGTATTTATAACCACTTCAGGAAAAGAGATGCAACCTGAGCGCGCTGTCGTGGTGCAAACCCTGATGGGGATGGGCTTTTTTTCTTGTGGGCTTGAGTCTAGAACACCACTGAGTTGTGCGCATGCAAGACGTCAGATTGATGAGTGTGACTATGTTTTGCTGCTGCTCGGTAGTCGATATGGTGAACAGTCGGTATCTGGCATTGGCTATATGCACTTAGAATATATATATGCTGTCACCAAACAAAAACCAATCGTTGTATTTATGCATGCTCATCCCGAATTCCGTGCTGAGCAGCTGCAAGAGTGCTGTGAAAAAGTAAAAGAAAAGTTCAACGATTTTAGACAACAACTACAGAATGAAGTAGAACAGATCGCCTATTTCAAAAATCTAAGAGATTTGGAGTTGGGTATTCGATCAAATATGACGCAAATGATTGTGCGTTATCCGACCTTGGGATGGGTGCGTCCGCAAAACCTACAGGTCTTACATGATGAAATTGATCTCTTAAAGGTTAAGCTTGCTCATGCGAAGTTACAGCAAGATCAGTCTTTGGTTGATCAATATCTAAATTTGCCACAAGTGTCGATTGACGAAATTTTTAGTTTTGATTATCGGATGCATGCTTATCAAGAGCAGCATGTCAGAGAAATTGTGGTTATGAAACAAACCACTTGGGCTGAATTACTACACCTACTTTCACAAGACTTTCAGCACCCTTTTCCAGAAGCTTATTTTTCAAAGTTATTGAATGACTATCTCGCTCGCAAAGCCTTGGTCGATGCACAAACGGAATTACCACGTGTACATGCGATTGCCGGTGTGCAAATTAATATTCGGGCGCTTTATACCATCAAACAACAAATGTGCCAAAATCAATGGATTGTACCTGTTGGGCGCGATGATCGACAGCGTATGCTTTGGCAAATCACGCGAATTGGACAGGCATTATTACGTGATTTAGGTCGGGTTGGTCAGCCTTAA
- a CDS encoding GFA family protein — protein MSAIKKYTGSCLCGGIRYEINGEIGPIIQCHCQRCRKANGTAYASNAPINVRDFKITQGEQLLKQYPSTPTTIRCFCSECASPIISIKADTPETYRLRIGTLDSPLEHGPTQHIYVASKAEWETITDDLPQYAERP, from the coding sequence ATGTCAGCAATAAAAAAATATACAGGAAGTTGTTTGTGTGGCGGTATTCGCTATGAAATTAATGGTGAGATTGGGCCGATCATTCAGTGCCATTGTCAACGTTGCCGCAAAGCCAATGGTACCGCCTATGCCAGTAATGCACCGATTAATGTTCGTGATTTTAAAATTACCCAAGGTGAGCAACTGCTGAAGCAATATCCGTCTACACCCACAACGATTCGTTGTTTTTGCAGCGAATGTGCCTCACCCATTATTAGTATTAAAGCGGATACCCCAGAAACCTACCGTTTGCGGATTGGAACCTTAGATAGTCCATTAGAACATGGGCCGACACAGCATATTTATGTTGCTTCTAAGGCCGAATGGGAAACGATTACGGATGATTTGCCACAGTATGCAGAACGTCCATAA
- a CDS encoding MBL fold metallo-hydrolase, whose protein sequence is MLQVKIVPVTAFAQNCSIVWDSETKEAVLIDAGGEPEKLKQEVEALGLNVKALWLTHGHLDHAGAVGALARIWQVPVIGPHREDQFWLDMIQEVSARYGFPEPEPVNVTQWLEGGETLSLGDEKFEVRFAPGHTPGHVMFYNAKYQVLWTGDVLFQGSIGRTDFPRGNHQQLIDSIHRECFSLPDDTQFISGHGGISTIGEEKRSNPFVSGKAG, encoded by the coding sequence ATGTTGCAAGTGAAAATCGTACCCGTAACCGCATTTGCACAGAATTGTTCAATTGTGTGGGACAGTGAAACCAAAGAAGCGGTACTGATTGATGCTGGTGGCGAACCAGAGAAGTTAAAGCAAGAAGTTGAGGCATTAGGTCTAAACGTAAAAGCACTGTGGTTGACCCATGGCCATTTAGACCATGCTGGTGCTGTCGGTGCCTTGGCCAGAATTTGGCAAGTGCCGGTGATTGGGCCGCATCGTGAAGATCAGTTTTGGCTCGATATGATCCAAGAGGTTTCAGCACGCTATGGTTTTCCAGAGCCTGAACCCGTCAATGTCACGCAGTGGCTAGAAGGCGGTGAAACCTTAAGTTTAGGTGATGAAAAGTTTGAAGTACGCTTTGCGCCAGGTCACACTCCGGGGCATGTGATGTTTTATAATGCGAAATATCAAGTGTTGTGGACAGGCGATGTACTGTTTCAAGGCTCGATCGGGCGCACTGACTTTCCACGTGGTAACCATCAGCAATTGATTGATTCAATTCACAGAGAATGCTTTAGCCTACCAGATGACACTCAGTTCATTTCTGGGCATGGTGGCATCAGTACCATTGGTGAAGAGAAACGTTCAAATCCTTTTGTGTCTGGAAAAGCGGGTTAA
- the crcB gene encoding fluoride efflux transporter CrcB, with the protein MSWLWVACGGAIGATIRYALSLVLAKPQNLFPWPTWWINLTGCLLAGIFFALSQRYPVLQQETRLFLMVGILGGYTTFSSFGLETFLLLKQGQLWIALAYALSSVVVGVIFLVLGFYLCHMLLQLK; encoded by the coding sequence ATGAGTTGGTTATGGGTCGCATGTGGTGGGGCAATTGGCGCGACGATTCGTTATGCGTTGAGTTTGGTTTTGGCCAAACCTCAAAATCTATTTCCATGGCCAACATGGTGGATTAATCTGACAGGTTGTTTATTGGCAGGTATTTTCTTTGCACTGAGTCAGCGCTACCCAGTATTGCAACAAGAAACACGTTTGTTTTTGATGGTGGGCATTTTGGGTGGCTACACCACTTTCTCAAGCTTTGGCCTAGAAACCTTTTTACTGCTGAAACAAGGACAGCTCTGGATTGCGTTGGCCTATGCACTGAGTAGTGTGGTGGTCGGGGTGATTTTTTTGGTATTGGGTTTTTATCTATGCCACATGCTGCTACAACTAAAATAA
- a CDS encoding DNA gyrase inhibitor YacG — translation MPRTFPCPRCGQVATWEDNPARPFCSDRCKLIDLGAWANEDYKLPTQDSASSADEPE, via the coding sequence ATGCCACGTACTTTTCCTTGCCCACGTTGTGGACAAGTCGCAACTTGGGAAGACAATCCTGCTCGCCCTTTCTGTTCAGATCGTTGTAAATTGATCGACTTAGGGGCTTGGGCCAATGAAGATTATAAGCTTCCGACTCAAGATTCAGCTTCATCGGCAGATGAGCCTGAATAA